From a region of the Bacteroidales bacterium genome:
- a CDS encoding transcriptional regulator: MEIKPIKTETDYTLALKRLETIFSAEIGTAESDEADVLGLLIDEYEKKHFPIEAPDPIEAIKIRMEEMQLKQIDLVNEIGGKSRVSEILNRKRKLTVEMIRKLTVRLNLSPELLISDYQLTR, translated from the coding sequence ATGGAAATTAAACCAATAAAAACAGAAACTGACTATACCCTGGCATTGAAAAGGCTTGAAACCATTTTTAGTGCAGAAATTGGAACTGCAGAAAGCGACGAAGCAGATGTTCTTGGCCTGTTGATTGACGAATATGAAAAAAAACATTTTCCAATTGAAGCTCCAGATCCAATTGAAGCGATTAAAATAAGAATGGAAGAAATGCAGCTTAAACAGATTGATCTGGTGAATGAAATCGGAGGAAAGAGTCGTGTTTCGGAAATATTAAATCGCAAACGAAAACTCACAGTTGAAATGATCCGAAAATTGACTGTCAGATTAAATCTTTCACCGGAATTGTTAATCAGTGACTATCAACTGACGAGATAG
- a CDS encoding HU family DNA-binding protein, which produces MSIKYKTTARKNLQKPADPARYYAIATASGKTDIDKLSRLIANNSTVSRTDVYAVIMGLLETVAEELADGNTVSLGKLGTFTVNLKSDSAETADAVTAATIKGAKIVYRPGAELKNMLKTLKFEKKA; this is translated from the coding sequence ATGAGTATTAAATACAAAACCACCGCACGCAAGAACCTGCAAAAGCCCGCTGACCCGGCGAGGTATTATGCCATTGCCACCGCTTCGGGCAAGACCGACATTGACAAGCTCTCACGGCTGATTGCCAACAACAGCACGGTGAGCCGCACCGATGTGTATGCCGTAATCATGGGATTGCTCGAAACCGTGGCCGAAGAGCTGGCCGACGGCAACACCGTGAGCCTGGGCAAGCTCGGAACCTTCACCGTAAACCTGAAAAGCGACAGCGCCGAAACCGCCGATGCCGTAACCGCTGCTACCATCAAAGGGGCAAAGATCGTTTACCGCCCCGGCGCCGAACTTAAAAACATGCTCAAAACACTCAAATTTGAGAAAAAAGCATGA
- a CDS encoding IS4 family transposase — MSKTTFFFGQSVFGQLISLIEPKIISDASKACDSDRYVKRFKTKDHLISMLFCALAKCCSLREVSGAMLGLSGKTKHFQLDHIPKRSTLGDANQRRDAEVFGIIYNKLFRKYGYVFSDSRIKDVINKQIEIFDSTTISLFKDILKCVGRKPKDGKRKGGVKVHTVINVDEAVPKLVWFTNSATNDHVLLKKLKMDPNTIFVFDKGYNDYKAFKKFSDNETGFVTRIKDNAVYEPIYENEIDEHIHSGVLQDEIIELTVKEGTTTSKLKLRKIRFYDRVLKREFEFLTNLFELRPDFVAAIYKLRWQIEILFKQIKQNFPLKYFLGDNENAIKIQIYCTLIANLLMTVIQKRLKRSWAFSNLVSFCKIHLFNYIHLLNFLENPDRDWQKTSDLVRQPNLFEGAYF; from the coding sequence ATGAGCAAAACTACATTTTTTTTTGGTCAATCCGTTTTCGGACAGCTGATTTCTTTAATTGAACCCAAGATTATATCTGATGCCAGCAAAGCTTGTGATTCCGACCGGTATGTTAAGAGGTTTAAAACAAAAGACCATTTGATAAGCATGTTGTTTTGTGCGCTTGCAAAATGCTGTTCATTAAGAGAGGTCTCGGGAGCCATGCTAGGATTATCAGGCAAGACCAAACATTTTCAATTGGATCACATTCCCAAAAGGAGTACGCTTGGCGATGCAAACCAACGACGAGATGCCGAAGTTTTCGGAATCATTTATAACAAGCTCTTTAGAAAGTATGGATATGTTTTCTCGGACAGCCGGATTAAGGATGTAATTAACAAGCAAATAGAGATTTTCGATAGCACCACTATCAGTTTGTTTAAAGACATTTTAAAATGTGTTGGCCGAAAACCAAAAGATGGAAAGCGCAAAGGAGGTGTCAAAGTTCATACTGTGATTAATGTTGATGAGGCGGTTCCAAAGCTGGTCTGGTTTACCAATTCAGCAACAAATGACCATGTCTTGTTGAAAAAACTGAAAATGGACCCAAACACTATTTTCGTGTTTGATAAGGGTTACAATGATTACAAGGCCTTCAAAAAGTTCAGTGATAATGAAACTGGTTTTGTTACCCGAATTAAAGACAATGCAGTTTATGAGCCTATCTATGAGAATGAAATTGATGAGCATATTCATTCAGGCGTTCTTCAGGATGAAATCATCGAACTTACAGTAAAAGAAGGCACAACAACAAGCAAGTTAAAGCTCCGGAAAATAAGGTTTTACGACCGTGTCTTAAAACGCGAGTTTGAGTTTTTAACCAATTTGTTTGAACTGCGACCTGATTTTGTGGCGGCTATATACAAGTTACGCTGGCAAATTGAGATACTTTTTAAGCAGATTAAGCAGAACTTTCCGTTGAAGTATTTTCTGGGAGACAATGAAAATGCCATCAAAATTCAGATCTATTGTACGCTGATTGCTAATTTGCTAATGACGGTAATACAAAAAAGGCTGAAAAGGAGTTGGGCATTTTCAAATCTGGTGAGTTTTTGCAAAATTCACCTGTTCAATTACATTCATCTGCTAAACTTCCTTGAAAATCCAGATAGAGACTGGCAAAAAACATCTGATTTGGTGAGACAGCCCAATCTTTTTGAGGGGGCTTACTTTTAA